From Micromonospora echinospora, one genomic window encodes:
- a CDS encoding alpha/beta fold hydrolase yields MPTEPTTLVPLQPSGDLPPLYCVHPASGSVYCYSGLARLLGAQQPVFGLEAPGLEGDRPPVGSLAELVEAHFAALPPAAPGTPVHLLGWSLGGLVAFELALRLRAAGVRVGALIMMDSPVPRVFQRPPEADILRRFLMETTGGDAVSDEQVTELARVLAAPPPTGAELDDDALEMAVLRSRYAVFRANTEALIGHQMTGRYPGPVQLVRADRSPAERMRWIDWADQVTTHVVPGDHMSIWVGESLTRLATTVTEVLAKVDPSGPDRSTPAAG; encoded by the coding sequence GTGCCCACTGAACCGACCACCCTGGTCCCCCTGCAACCCTCGGGTGACCTGCCGCCGCTCTACTGCGTCCACCCGGCCAGCGGATCCGTGTACTGCTACTCCGGGCTGGCCCGCCTGCTGGGTGCCCAGCAGCCGGTCTTCGGCCTGGAGGCGCCGGGCCTGGAGGGGGACCGACCGCCGGTCGGCTCCCTCGCCGAACTGGTCGAGGCACACTTCGCCGCCCTGCCCCCGGCCGCCCCGGGAACGCCGGTGCACCTGCTGGGCTGGTCGCTGGGGGGACTGGTCGCCTTCGAACTGGCCCTCCGGCTCCGCGCCGCCGGCGTCCGGGTCGGCGCGCTGATCATGATGGACAGCCCGGTGCCGAGGGTGTTCCAGCGCCCGCCGGAGGCGGACATCCTGCGGCGGTTCCTGATGGAGACCACCGGGGGCGACGCGGTCTCCGACGAGCAGGTCACCGAGCTGGCGCGGGTCCTGGCGGCCCCGCCGCCGACCGGCGCCGAGCTCGACGACGACGCCCTGGAGATGGCCGTGCTGCGGTCCCGTTACGCGGTCTTCCGGGCCAACACCGAGGCGCTGATCGGCCACCAGATGACCGGACGCTATCCCGGGCCGGTGCAGCTCGTCCGGGCGGACCGCTCCCCGGCGGAGCGGATGCGCTGGATCGACTGGGCCGACCAGGTCACCACCCACGTCGTGCCGGGCGACCACATGTCGATCTGGGTCGGTGAGTCGCTCACCCGACTCGCCACCACCGTCACCGAGGTCCTCGCCAAGGTCGACCCGTCCGGCCCGGACCGGTCGACGCCGGCGGCGGGGTGA
- a CDS encoding non-ribosomal peptide synthetase: MEDTVPARSDRGEGHGRLPLAVAQEQLWFVEQMSPGEPTYNVPLTYRLRGDLDTVALRRALAWVVARHDALRATMTPVDGVAYQRVAPPGAEVALAVDDVATGDAADRDRQVARIAREEAATPFDLTAGPLYRFRLVRFDDREHLLCVTIHHIVTDGWSTGIVNRELSAAYAAYRAGREPAVAPDGDGGTYVEHIVRQRKELTEQGTEDGLRYWESQLAGVPVVDLPADRPRPATQTFHGDLVDVRLPAPLVRRARAVAQERGTTLFTVLTAALTIVVNRYTGQPDIPLGMTMTGRDTPEVEQLVGLFANMVVLRADLAGDPTFADLLDRLTDRTLDALDYASVPFERVVERVRPTRDPGRNPLFQISVQMLGDANSGANLDLAGLTVEPISQTTGRSRFDLTVTFVESTDGVRTTIEYATDLFDRWRVEALAGHLETVLAGVLPDPSVPVSRVPVVGDAERARLLAWGTAERAEPYPDPVHVRIARTAAALPDHPAVVFEGRSLTYAELDRRAGQLARYLRAKGVTHQEIVPLVIRRDLDTLVALLGVLKAGAAFAVLDPDHPASRLDYAIRDTGARLVLTRSDLLDRLPAADGWTAVALDTEWPAIEAVEGPLTEWADRDSLAYVLFTSGSTGRPKGVQIEHRALNAFATGYQRIFDLTPDDRMLQFNALAFDMCQGETFTGLTVGATLVLVPPDVVGSPEQVADLMRAERVSYICVPPAMMALMEPAPYPDLRKIMVGGEAAPGDLVNRWNLPGRRMLNVYGPTEATVGCTSHECAHRTWRSSPPIGVPMLDRRVYVVDATGDLAPVGVPGELLIGGDEGLSRGYLNLPDLDAARFRPDPFHPGARVYRSGDLVRWTADGQLEFLGRLDHQVKLRGLRIELGEIEAVLAGHPTVGLAVTALRPDARGENQIVGYVVPADTTPPSTAELRRYAGEHLPTYMVPATVMVLDTLPTTTSGKVDRDALPQPPVTEFDDASTFEEPATPTEARVAGILAGVLSLPRVGADANLFQLGGSSLQATRVVSRLNREFGVTVRVRLLYGSATVRTIAAAIDDLVAARDAAGTTDPEGGTARAH; this comes from the coding sequence ATGGAGGACACCGTCCCGGCAAGGTCCGACCGGGGTGAGGGCCACGGCCGGCTGCCCCTCGCCGTCGCACAGGAACAGCTCTGGTTCGTCGAGCAGATGTCACCCGGCGAGCCGACCTACAACGTCCCGCTGACCTACCGGCTCCGTGGTGACCTCGACACCGTCGCCCTGCGCCGGGCGCTGGCCTGGGTGGTGGCCCGGCACGACGCCCTGCGGGCCACCATGACCCCGGTCGACGGGGTGGCCTACCAGCGGGTCGCGCCACCCGGAGCGGAGGTCGCCCTCGCGGTCGACGACGTCGCCACCGGCGACGCCGCCGACCGCGACCGGCAGGTGGCCCGGATCGCCCGGGAGGAGGCGGCCACCCCGTTCGACCTGACCGCCGGCCCGCTGTACCGGTTCCGGCTCGTCCGCTTCGACGACCGGGAACACCTGCTCTGCGTCACGATCCACCACATCGTTACCGACGGCTGGTCCACCGGGATCGTCAACCGGGAGCTCTCCGCCGCGTACGCGGCCTACCGGGCGGGTCGGGAGCCCGCCGTCGCGCCCGACGGCGACGGCGGCACGTACGTCGAGCACATCGTCCGGCAGCGCAAGGAACTCACCGAGCAGGGCACCGAGGACGGCCTGCGGTACTGGGAGAGTCAGCTCGCCGGAGTGCCCGTGGTGGACCTGCCGGCCGACCGGCCCCGACCGGCGACCCAGACCTTCCACGGCGACCTGGTCGACGTCCGGCTTCCCGCCCCGCTCGTGCGGCGGGCCCGCGCGGTGGCCCAGGAGCGGGGCACCACCCTGTTCACCGTGCTGACCGCCGCCCTGACCATCGTGGTCAACCGCTACACCGGCCAGCCGGACATCCCGCTCGGGATGACCATGACGGGACGGGACACCCCCGAGGTGGAGCAGCTCGTCGGGCTCTTCGCCAACATGGTCGTGCTCCGCGCCGACCTCGCCGGTGACCCCACCTTCGCCGACCTGCTCGACCGGCTGACCGACCGGACGCTCGACGCCCTCGACTACGCCAGCGTCCCCTTCGAACGGGTCGTCGAGCGGGTCCGCCCCACCCGCGACCCCGGTCGCAACCCGCTGTTCCAGATCTCCGTGCAGATGCTCGGGGACGCCAACTCCGGCGCGAACCTGGACCTCGCCGGCCTGACGGTCGAGCCGATCTCCCAGACGACCGGACGGTCCCGCTTCGACCTCACGGTCACCTTCGTCGAGTCCACCGACGGGGTGCGGACCACCATCGAGTACGCCACCGACCTCTTCGACCGCTGGCGGGTGGAGGCGCTCGCCGGGCACCTGGAGACCGTCCTGGCCGGCGTGCTGCCCGACCCGTCCGTGCCGGTCTCCCGGGTGCCGGTGGTCGGTGACGCCGAACGCGCCCGGCTGCTCGCCTGGGGCACGGCGGAACGCGCCGAGCCGTACCCCGACCCGGTCCACGTGCGGATCGCCCGGACCGCCGCCGCGCTGCCGGATCACCCGGCGGTGGTCTTCGAGGGCCGGAGCCTGACCTACGCCGAACTGGACCGCCGCGCCGGCCAGCTCGCCCGCTACCTGCGCGCGAAGGGCGTCACCCACCAGGAGATCGTCCCCCTGGTGATCCGCCGTGACCTGGACACCCTGGTCGCCCTGCTCGGCGTGCTCAAGGCCGGCGCCGCCTTCGCGGTGCTGGACCCCGACCACCCGGCCAGCCGGCTCGACTACGCCATCCGGGACACCGGCGCGCGGCTGGTGCTCACCCGGTCCGACCTCCTCGACCGGCTGCCGGCCGCCGACGGCTGGACGGCCGTCGCACTCGACACCGAATGGCCGGCGATCGAGGCCGTGGAGGGCCCGCTGACCGAGTGGGCCGACCGGGACAGCCTGGCCTACGTGCTCTTCACCTCCGGCTCGACCGGCCGTCCCAAGGGGGTGCAGATCGAGCACCGGGCGCTCAACGCGTTCGCCACCGGCTACCAGCGGATCTTCGACCTGACGCCGGACGACCGGATGCTCCAGTTCAACGCCCTGGCGTTCGACATGTGCCAGGGGGAGACCTTCACCGGCCTCACGGTGGGCGCGACGCTGGTGCTGGTGCCACCGGACGTGGTCGGCAGCCCGGAGCAGGTCGCCGACCTGATGCGCGCCGAGCGGGTCAGCTACATCTGCGTCCCGCCGGCCATGATGGCCCTGATGGAGCCCGCGCCCTACCCGGACCTCCGCAAGATCATGGTTGGTGGGGAGGCGGCCCCGGGCGACCTGGTCAACCGGTGGAACCTGCCCGGCCGGCGGATGCTCAACGTCTACGGGCCGACCGAGGCCACCGTCGGCTGCACCAGCCACGAGTGCGCGCACCGGACCTGGCGGTCCAGCCCACCGATCGGCGTGCCGATGCTCGACCGGCGGGTGTACGTGGTCGACGCCACCGGCGACCTGGCCCCCGTCGGTGTCCCCGGTGAGCTGCTCATCGGCGGTGACGAGGGACTCAGCCGGGGCTACCTCAACCTGCCCGACCTCGACGCCGCGCGTTTCCGGCCGGACCCGTTCCACCCCGGGGCCCGGGTCTACCGCAGCGGCGATCTGGTGCGCTGGACGGCCGACGGGCAGTTGGAGTTCCTCGGCCGCCTCGACCACCAGGTCAAGCTGCGCGGCCTGCGGATCGAGCTCGGCGAGATCGAGGCGGTGCTGGCCGGTCACCCCACGGTCGGCCTGGCGGTCACCGCGCTGCGCCCCGACGCCCGGGGCGAGAACCAGATCGTCGGCTACGTGGTGCCCGCCGACACGACCCCGCCGTCCACCGCCGAGCTGCGCCGGTACGCCGGTGAGCACCTGCCCACGTACATGGTTCCGGCGACCGTCATGGTGCTCGACACGCTGCCCACCACGACCAGCGGGAAGGTCGACCGGGACGCGCTGCCCCAGCCGCCGGTGACGGAGTTCGACGACGCGTCGACGTTCGAGGAACCGGCCACCCCCACCGAGGCCCGGGTCGCCGGGATCCTCGCCGGGGTGCTGTCACTGCCCCGGGTCGGCGCCGACGCGAACCTGTTCCAGCTCGGTGGCAGCTCGCTCCAGGCCACCCGGGTGGTCAGCCGACTCAACCGCGAGTTCGGCGTGACCGTCCGGGTCCGGCTGCTCTACGGCTCGGCGACCGTCCGCACCATCGCCGCCGCCATCGACGACCTGGTCGCCGCGCGGGACGCCGCCGGGACCACCGACCCGGAGGGAGGCACCGCCCGTGCCCACTGA
- a CDS encoding pyridoxal phosphate-dependent aminotransferase translates to MTATPLATRLRAFSGPTIFTEMTLLAQRTGAANLGQGFPDGDGPPAMLAAARAAIDGGMNQYPPANGLAVLRAAIAERRRADHGVAYDPEREVVVTAGATEAIAAALIGLCDPGDEVIVFDPLYDSYAACLAMAGATAVPVPLEFDGTRFTFDPDRLRAAVGPRTRLVLLNSPHNPTGTVFDRAELAHVAGVCRDHDLVAVTDEVYEYLTYDGVTHVPLAGLPGMRERTLTISSAGKTFSATGWKVGWACGPAPLVEAVRTVKQFLTFGTGTPLQAGVAHALTHCADWVGELRDSLQRRRDLLVKGLTAAGARTYPAQGTYFVQLDSRSFGFADGVEFCRALPHDAGVVAIPSVALYADKEAGRHLVRFAFCKSEELLTTAVDRLGRYAATRRTAG, encoded by the coding sequence ATGACGGCAACTCCGCTAGCCACCCGGCTCCGGGCCTTCTCCGGCCCGACGATCTTCACCGAGATGACCCTGCTGGCCCAGCGCACCGGCGCGGCCAACCTCGGCCAGGGGTTCCCGGACGGCGACGGCCCGCCGGCCATGTTGGCGGCGGCCCGCGCCGCGATCGACGGGGGCATGAACCAGTACCCGCCCGCGAACGGCCTGGCGGTGCTGCGGGCGGCGATCGCCGAGCGACGCCGCGCCGACCACGGGGTCGCCTACGACCCGGAGCGGGAGGTGGTGGTCACCGCGGGCGCGACGGAGGCGATCGCGGCGGCGCTGATCGGGCTCTGCGACCCGGGCGACGAGGTGATCGTCTTCGACCCGCTCTACGACTCGTACGCCGCCTGCCTGGCGATGGCCGGGGCCACCGCCGTGCCGGTCCCGCTGGAGTTCGACGGGACCCGGTTCACCTTCGACCCGGACCGGCTGCGCGCGGCGGTCGGGCCCCGTACCCGGCTGGTGCTGCTCAACAGCCCGCACAACCCGACCGGCACGGTCTTCGACCGGGCCGAACTGGCGCACGTCGCCGGGGTCTGCCGGGACCACGACCTGGTCGCGGTCACCGACGAGGTGTACGAGTACCTCACCTACGACGGGGTCACGCACGTGCCGCTGGCCGGCCTGCCCGGGATGCGGGAGCGGACCCTGACCATCTCCTCGGCCGGCAAGACGTTCAGTGCGACGGGGTGGAAGGTGGGCTGGGCCTGCGGTCCCGCACCCCTGGTCGAGGCGGTGCGGACGGTCAAACAGTTCCTCACCTTCGGCACCGGGACGCCGTTGCAGGCGGGGGTCGCCCACGCGCTGACGCACTGCGCCGACTGGGTCGGCGAGCTGCGCGACAGCCTCCAGCGCCGACGGGACCTGCTGGTCAAGGGGCTGACCGCGGCCGGCGCCCGGACCTACCCCGCCCAGGGGACGTACTTCGTGCAGCTCGACTCGCGGTCGTTCGGCTTCGCCGACGGGGTGGAGTTCTGCCGCGCGCTGCCGCACGACGCGGGGGTGGTGGCGATCCCCAGTGTCGCCCTCTACGCCGACAAGGAGGCCGGGCGGCATCTGGTCCGGTTCGCCTTCTGCAAGAGCGAGGAGCTGCTGACCACCGCCGTGGATCGGCTCGGCCGGTACGCCGCCACCCGGCGGACGGCGGGGTGA
- a CDS encoding DUF2000 family protein, which yields MDEKDERTPVVWDTKIAVVLRDDLEGWQRLNITAFTVSGIAATVENVVGEPYVDGSDNTYLPMFRQPVLVFAADAEKLRQIHERALRREVPMAIYTEELFVTNNDEDNRAAVRAVAADKLRLVGVAMRADRKTVDKIVKGATLHP from the coding sequence TTGGACGAGAAAGACGAGCGCACGCCCGTCGTCTGGGACACCAAGATCGCAGTTGTCCTCCGGGACGATCTCGAAGGCTGGCAGCGACTCAACATCACCGCGTTCACGGTGAGCGGAATCGCCGCGACCGTCGAGAACGTCGTCGGGGAACCGTACGTCGACGGATCGGATAACACCTATCTTCCGATGTTCCGGCAGCCGGTTCTGGTGTTCGCCGCGGATGCCGAGAAACTACGGCAGATCCACGAGCGGGCACTGCGGCGAGAGGTTCCCATGGCTATTTACACGGAGGAACTCTTCGTCACCAACAACGACGAGGACAACCGTGCCGCGGTACGTGCCGTAGCCGCGGACAAACTGCGTCTGGTCGGTGTCGCGATGCGCGCCGACCGCAAGACCGTAGACAAGATCGTCAAGGGAGCGACGCTCCACCCCTGA
- a CDS encoding PhpK family radical SAM P-methyltransferase, whose translation MSQLDCIIVGFNEIDFADFARAQQAFADTSGAYRELLTNSVLLGDRRMTYMDLLNVVREREIGRPSRLSAFEMPSLGVAYLASFLYRRGFDVGVVNFFNKGRDEFAAMLAEGPRAVAITTTYYVDDEPIRQIVRFIREHDETVPIIVGGPRIHNLCTGQQPIVQDVLLRAVGADIYINEPQGESTLAGVLATLRDGGDLSAVPNLIYRSTAGRPGMSRTARKPESNNLDENAVDWSYFDPSYYTPTTYMRTSRSCSFGCAFCNYPSMAGPLTLSELSTIERELTHLRENGVQNMIFVDDTFNVPLPRFKKILRMMIDRKLDLRWVSFFRCSNADDEAFDLMAEAGCLGVFLGIESGDQQILKNMTKFAKTDRYEYGIEQLTSRGMVTLASIVLGFPGETEKTVRNTLDFVNRTQPTFFNVQLYYHDVLAPIERQRELYGIEGSGYSWKHYTMSWQEAADRKDDFVRNVTGSSLMPLYGLSIWAIPYLLSNGLTMDQITRFTRAATDLVVQGLDADHVDPEPAIAHVSRALTGVTAG comes from the coding sequence ATGTCACAGCTGGACTGCATAATCGTCGGATTCAACGAGATCGACTTCGCCGACTTCGCGCGTGCCCAACAGGCCTTCGCCGACACCTCCGGCGCGTACCGGGAGCTGCTGACCAACTCGGTCCTGCTCGGCGACCGCCGGATGACCTACATGGACCTGCTGAACGTGGTCCGGGAGCGGGAGATCGGACGACCCTCCCGGCTGAGCGCGTTCGAGATGCCCAGCCTCGGCGTGGCCTACCTGGCCAGCTTCCTGTACCGCCGGGGCTTCGACGTCGGTGTCGTCAACTTCTTCAACAAGGGTCGTGACGAGTTCGCCGCCATGCTCGCCGAGGGCCCCCGAGCGGTGGCGATCACCACCACGTACTACGTGGACGACGAGCCGATCCGGCAGATCGTGCGATTCATCCGGGAGCACGACGAGACCGTGCCGATCATCGTCGGCGGGCCCCGGATCCACAACCTCTGCACCGGTCAGCAGCCCATCGTGCAGGACGTGCTGCTCCGCGCGGTGGGCGCGGACATCTACATCAACGAACCGCAGGGCGAGAGCACCCTGGCCGGGGTACTGGCGACCCTCCGGGACGGCGGGGACCTCTCGGCCGTACCGAACCTGATCTACCGGTCCACGGCCGGCCGACCGGGGATGTCCCGCACGGCCCGCAAGCCGGAGTCGAACAACCTGGACGAGAACGCTGTCGACTGGTCCTACTTCGACCCGAGCTACTACACGCCGACCACCTACATGCGGACCTCACGGAGCTGCTCGTTCGGCTGCGCGTTCTGCAACTACCCGTCGATGGCCGGCCCTCTGACGCTCAGTGAGCTGTCCACCATCGAGCGCGAGCTGACCCACCTGCGCGAGAACGGCGTCCAGAACATGATCTTCGTGGACGACACGTTCAACGTGCCGCTGCCCCGGTTCAAGAAGATCCTGCGGATGATGATCGACCGTAAGCTCGACCTGCGCTGGGTCTCCTTCTTCCGCTGTTCCAACGCCGACGACGAGGCGTTCGACCTGATGGCCGAGGCGGGCTGCCTCGGGGTCTTCCTCGGCATCGAGTCCGGCGACCAGCAGATCCTCAAGAACATGACCAAGTTCGCCAAGACCGACCGGTACGAGTACGGCATCGAGCAGCTCACCAGCCGAGGCATGGTCACCCTCGCGTCGATCGTGCTCGGCTTCCCCGGCGAAACCGAGAAGACCGTGCGGAACACCCTCGACTTCGTCAACCGGACCCAGCCCACCTTCTTCAACGTCCAGCTCTACTACCACGACGTGCTCGCCCCGATCGAGCGGCAGCGCGAGCTGTACGGCATCGAGGGCAGCGGCTACTCCTGGAAGCACTACACGATGAGCTGGCAGGAGGCCGCGGACCGGAAGGACGACTTCGTCCGCAACGTCACCGGCTCGTCCCTGATGCCGCTGTACGGGCTGAGCATCTGGGCCATCCCGTACCTCCTCTCCAACGGCCTGACCATGGACCAGATCACCCGCTTCACCCGGGCCGCGACGGACCTGGTGGTGCAGGGACTGGACGCCGACCACGTCGACCCGGAACCGGCCATCGCGCACGTCTCCCGGGCGTTGACCGGCGTCACGGCCGGCTGA
- a CDS encoding thioesterase II family protein produces the protein MLLQRWLPRPSARLRLLCLPPAGGSATLYRSWATRLPADVELYAVEPPGHGSRYHEPAVTSMAELAGQVATAAAELARRPLALFGHSMGALLALEVGRLLRDTTGRPPAALLVASIDAPEPSDADPVDLTSLPDSYWRPRMVELGALDSRTTGDPALMEMALAMFRADLVVMSGYRPRRADPLRCPVRVYAGATDPTVSERGLARWRRECPTDFQLSRLPGGHMFFRDDPTLLLARLAADLDAGRLPAELGAGRPVP, from the coding sequence GTGCTCCTGCAACGCTGGCTGCCCCGCCCCTCGGCCCGGCTGCGGCTGCTCTGCCTACCCCCGGCCGGCGGCTCGGCCACCCTCTACCGGTCCTGGGCCACCCGGCTCCCCGCCGACGTGGAGCTGTACGCCGTCGAGCCCCCCGGCCACGGCAGCCGGTACCACGAGCCGGCCGTCACCTCCATGGCGGAGCTGGCCGGGCAGGTCGCCACGGCCGCGGCCGAACTGGCCCGGCGTCCGCTGGCGCTCTTCGGGCACAGCATGGGCGCCCTGCTGGCGTTGGAGGTGGGTCGACTGCTGCGGGACACCACCGGGCGGCCACCGGCCGCGCTGCTGGTCGCCTCGATCGACGCGCCGGAACCGTCCGACGCCGACCCGGTCGACCTGACCAGCCTGCCGGACAGCTACTGGCGGCCCCGCATGGTCGAGCTGGGCGCGCTCGACTCCCGTACCACCGGGGACCCGGCGCTGATGGAGATGGCGCTGGCCATGTTCCGCGCCGACCTCGTGGTGATGAGCGGCTACCGGCCCCGACGGGCCGACCCGCTGCGCTGCCCGGTACGGGTCTACGCCGGCGCCACCGACCCGACGGTCAGCGAACGGGGACTGGCCCGCTGGCGCCGCGAGTGCCCCACCGACTTCCAGCTCAGCCGGTTGCCCGGTGGACACATGTTCTTCCGGGACGATCCGACCCTCCTCCTGGCCCGACTCGCCGCCGACCTGGACGCCGGACGGCTTCCGGCGGAACTTGGCGCGGGTCGGCCGGTGCCGTGA